AAACTCAACTTTGGAGCGCTCCGCTTTTCTTTCCTCTGATAGGGATTTTCACTTCGTTTTGCACAACATAATACTAGTACCATTGGACCATTACTACAGCCCAAACCACATCGTCGACCGTTTAGTCCTCTTACCACATTAGCTTAGTAGTAGCAACACTTTTTTACCATTATTCTGTGACAAACTTTCTACGTACATggaattttcattacaaaaggGAATGGACgtttccacaaaacaaaaaatgtttgctgACGGCAGTGCCTCTGTCAGTTGAATGACATTGACCACATTTGTATTTCTAGTTtaggaatttttaaaatagcaCGGAAACCGAATTATTATCCAGTTTTTGTTATATATCGCCTAAAAATGGAACAGGATAATAAAGCTTGCAACATTTATACCCCGCGGGTACAGTAATGCGTTTGTTGCTTTAGAATCTCTGAACTGTAGAATTAACCCTTGAAGTTGTTGACGATGTGCTGTTTTGACAAATGTTTTAcgtttattattgttgttttttttatttatttgctttgtgtAGCATTTGTGTCCGTGCATACATTTTTCTGCCGCACCAGAGGATCGGAGGTGTATTATTCAACTACTTTTTGCTAGTTCTCTCCTCCCAATCTGCAGTATACGCCTGTGCCGTAGCAAATCTCGTTTAGCTTTCTAGACGGATGCCAAAGTGGAACAGCTGGTACCTATTTTGCAGCGTTGGGATCTGTTCATGAGAATCTGGTCTGCCGGTATGGCAAACGAGATAACAACGGAACAGCATCCTGACGGCATTGAAACAGGAACTATCTACCTACCAGCCTTCGTATCGGTTGGTGCCTGTTTTGTGATATCCATAATTTATGTCGCTAGCTTATATGTGTGGAACTCAAAGCACGACCGGTAAGATTATGTGCCTGTTTGATAACCATACGTTTGATGCCATAGCCCGATAGATCATTGATACTAACGTAATCATCCCATTTTAGTGACCATCCCTCGACCATAAAGCGGCGATTTTTTAGCGTGTTTGTGGTAATGCTCGTAGCTCCATTTTTCGTGCTAACCCTTACCAGTAAGGATGTATTCCATCGTTACACTATGTGGCAGATAATGGGGTTCCGGAAGGAGGGATTATTTACCGCCACGCTCGTTCCCTTACTCCTCACGATGGTGCTATTTCTTGGACCGCTAAGCGTGCAGCTATCGAACGGCATTTGGCGTATCTATTCGGAGCCGATGTACTGGATGAATGCCGTGCGTAATTTGGTATGGTTGCGGAATCACCTTGTCGCGCCGCTCTCAGAAGAGTTTACCTTTCGTGCCTGCATGCTGCCcctgctgctgcaaacgttTCGACCGTCAACCGCAATGTTGATCACGCCACTTCTGTTTGGGTTGGCGCATCTGCATCATATAAAGGAGCGATTGCAGAATGGTCGACCGCTGCGTGAGGTACTGATAGTGTCGttcttccaatttttttaCACTACCATCTTTGGTATCTATTCGGCACATTTGTTTGTACGCTCGGGACATTTTGTCGCACCGTTTGTGGTGCATGCCTTCTGCAACCATATGGGGTTTCCTGACGTTCAAGAGGTGCAATCGCAACCACACCGTAAAAAGTATCTTTTCATCGGTTTCTATATCCTTGGGCTGGTAGGATGGATCGTTCTTCTACCTAGCTTAACCACGCCAAACTGGTATTCTAATAATCTGTTCTGGGCTTTCGAGCTATAACTTGAGAAGATTTTCTTGTGCCATCGCATAATTGCTACATATGtgtattatttgcattttttgttttatgtgttttatttgtactGTGTTTCGTGTCTTGCTATAGAATAACTTGTTCAACCGCCTCAATTCAATATGTATGTTATATATTATGTTATGAAAATACGTTTTAAAGGCGAAAGTTTACAGAACTGTACGGCTTAAGTGATCCTTATTGAAATATCTAGTATAGTAAAATATACATCGACAACGTGCGGTATGCATTTTGAAATGTACGGTTATTATGTattagcaataaaaaattccTATACCATGGCAACTGCTATGCGTTGTGAGTATATATGCCAATAGGATGATAGGCGAATAGTCAAAATCGGCCATCCTAGTGTACtctaaatttgaataaaaaaacacacgagaCTCGCTCTATGGTGGGAAATGCTTTTTGTAttcgcaaataaaaaacaatcaaaaactaCATTGTTCGATTATAAcattacaaaattttaattttcataaaccTGAACCAAGAAACGTTTCAtgatttaacaatttttttgtaaatggaTGGGATCGACATAAAATTCTCAAATTTTTGGTAACCATGGAAACAAAATGTGTAGCCTTAAACAAGATAATTCTATTACAACAATCTTCGTTCGGCATGAACGTGCACCGTTTAACCGCGCCTTTAGTTTGTACGTCAACCGATTTCATCGACAATCGCAACAGTTTGTAAACAAGAGCTCCGTGGGATTATTTACGTGTAAAAACGGCAAGGGTAAAACATTCGCACGTTCCCCAAACTTCGTAAGAATGAGCAACAGTGTAGAAAATAGCGAAGTGGACAACGCTAAGCAGGCCCTTATGGTAGCGCTGGGTGACAAATGGACCATGTACTTAGCCAACATGAAGCTTTGGTTTCGAAAGAAACACTCCAAGGAAGAGTTTGATCTCGAATGTCGTAAGCTCTTCAGTTCGAATCAACTTCATTTGCACAACCGCTTCCTGTTAGCCATCCTGAACAAAATTGACGCTGTTTCGGTACCTCAATCCACGACGATCCATTTCGATGGGTCGCAAATGGTTTCTGTTTCTGGGGTGTACGGGAGTATCGGTGATGAAACGAGCTATAGCCTGTCGTCGATGCAGCAGCATGATGGACGTAGCAGTAAGAAACGAAAACGCTCCACTAAGTCGTCATCGGATCGTTCCACTTTCGAGCCAATGTCACCGTACGACTACATTGCACGAGAGCCGGCTGCTCCCGACCAGGAACAGTCTTCATCGACGCAATGCGGAGTGGCCGGTGCATCACATCCCACGATGCGCTATGCCGCTCAGGAACTGTTTCTGCCAGATAATGGTCTGGTACTTGGTCGACTTCTTGTGGGTGCTTGGGAACATGGTCTGGCCAGTGCCGATGACGCGGCGGTCGAATTAATCATCAACTCGGTGCAAGTGttgttgaaaaatattctCTCCGCCGTCATCTTGAATCGTAAGCAATATCGGGTTACCGCTAATGGTACGTTCTATTACGACGTTGGTCACGGCACGAATCAAACAATCGTACGGAATACGGTAACCAAAAGCAAAATCGACGATGAAGTGATGGAATTGGATCGAGAGATACTATCCTATGTCAAGACTCCACCTACGGATTCCACGTTCCTGGCAAGCTGTGAGCATTTGTAAGTCTGCAATTGGGTGGAATGCTGTAGCGCAAAGACGTCTAATTAATGCATTTTACGATTTTTAGATACCCTACCGTAAGTCGGAAAATCAATGCCTTCGAGCTGTACAGGGCGCTGCAAGATCGAAACCTAATTTCATCGCACTCAGTGTACTCAATGAATATTGAGCGAATTTCTAGCCAGCTATCGTAGGTGGCTAGTGAAAGGTACGACTAATGAACTTAATTGATGTGGGTAATAAATGTTTGAACCAACAATTGTTTGCTAGATGTAAAGAAGaacatttttgaataattaaaaaagtcATTGCTTTTCTAACCGAAGTTATCGAATTCTTCCATTGTTGCAATTTCCTTAACTTtaaaaaagaagcatactACATAGCGCAGTTTAAGTCATCATGCCTTTTACATTTAAAGCATATTATCCATTTTAATACAATCATCTGGAATCCGGCAAGCAGTTCGGATTTTTGGGCATTCCCTTTCTCCTATTTCCATAAACTCTACTCGATGTCTACTATTGAGCTTGACCTTGACTTTGCACCCTCGACGTATCCAAGTCATCATAACGGATAGCTTCATTACTGGAGCTCTATTCCATAGTCTGTACCACCTAGCTGTACAGCTCCCTGTTTTTATGCACATTTCCGTCTATTGTTGGGTCGAAAGCGCTAGAGCTACCTCAATCGTTCAGCTCAACTAACTAGCGAATTCAGAGTGCTCAATGCAGAAAAATAGGTAGCTCAAAGCTCAAACTATCGCTCAAACGAGCAATCGAGCGTGTTAAGCAGTTGATCGCGTTGAGCGCGTCGAGCCCGTTGAGCGCGTCGAACTCAAACAAGCAACGAACGATACGAATGAACGGGTTGAACGCCAAACCAAAtttctttttactttaatGCCTTTTTCATCTCTGGCGTTCGATTAGTTTGTCTACAATTTTTAGTTCAAACAGCGTAACGCACTAATATCACTTTATCGGACATACGGAAATTATATTCAattataaatttgaaaaaaaaaatcgttactGTTCGTTAGCGTTGAAACAgcatttttttcgttaaaacggCCAAGCTGTATCGACTTAATTTCTCACGTATCCGGATGGACGGACGGAGGaacgatccggatgggattttgtcacgctcctgtcgtgtgaagatcgacgCCGTTACCAATTCACCACCGGTCCGCGCcattgaaaacataaaattaaaagaatcTTTGGGGCTCATACCGTTCATTCGTACAAAATTCAAAGCGCTTGTCTAAGCATTAGCGCTCAACGCGATTAACACGCTCAACGCACTCGACGCGCTCATGCGCTTGTTTGAGGCTCGAGCTATCTCGTGCACAACGCTCGTCTTGTTGAGCGCGAGCGGTGCGCTTAGCTCATTAAAATGAGCTACTTGACCTAACACTATTCCGGCCCCCTTCGTCCCGTCTTCGTCCTTCACTTGCCAACCATAAACGCTACATtcttagtttgtttttgttatatcTGTTACGGCCAACTGAAATTTGAACTGTCACGTCTAAGAAAGTTGTATTTTGTTAGCTGGGTATTTGGGAACGGTCAATAGGAGAGTGTAGGAGAGTTCAGTGCGAAATAGACAGAGCGAGGAAGCGGCAGCTAGGCTCCAGGAACTGGactaatttttgaatttatcataacatttttcctcttttctgTTATCACCTGTTTATACATATTAGtggcaaaataaattacaagaaTTTCCTAATCCATGGTACAACAATATCCATTTCACTCCTGATCTGTGCTGTGTTTAATTTCAAGGGTTCTTTCCTAACtcttgttattattttttgctaaCTTTGTAAACCCGATTTATTATAACCACGATGTTTAGTAATGCAGTTGACATTTATGAAAAGATATTCGAAATAAAGTCCTCCTGTTTTTTATTCACATCCTAGGATTGTAGGAATTCATAATGTGCTGTGTTTAATTTCAAGGGTTCTTTCCTAACtcttgttattattttttgctaaCTTTGTAAACCCGATTTATTATAACCACGATGTTTAGTAATGCAGTTGACATTTATGAAAAGATATTCGAAATAAAGTCCTCCTGTTTTTTATTCACATCCTAGGATTGTAGGAATTCATAATGTGGATTACTCGATTGCTTTTCAGTGCTTATACCCGTTTTGTTTACCTCGAGGGGTAACCTTGTTTATCGCAAGggacaatttttatttcactacATCATAAGTTATCGATTTGTTAATTTGTACTCGTTTCTCTTACTCCAATAAAGCAGCGTACTACACAAAGTACCTACTTTAGACATGGTACTTCATACACTCAAAACacattgtccttttttaaaTAACGTTTTACGTTAACGTTTAAAGGATTTTAGTTGAAAGTCCTCACGTCGTCGAGTatattttgtgcttttttttacatttccatCGTTAATCGAAATCACAATCATTAATAAACCACTTAATGACTGCAACCGGTGCATACATgtttcaaattattatttGAAACACTATAATAGAGTTTAATTCAAAGAGAATGGATTTTGTTCGTAGGTCGATAACGAACCAAACCGCACAAAAAcgaattaatgaaaaatacaaaatggcTAATCACTTAACACAATGAAAGCTATTTATTTACATGGAGGGTGATGTGTTTCTTCATTTCGTAAAGATGATCCGTCTGAAATGTACAAATGTTACACTTTAGAGGGCCTTCGCGTAACGATTGAATGTGCGCATCCGACCGTTCATAGATTTTTCCGTATTGCTTCAGCTCCTTCAATACCGCTgcatgtaaaaataaaaccaatattTTAGCTTGGTGTTAGCAGAAATTAACTTACCACAATGATTCACCCTTAATCCATTCAATCTAATATCTTGGTGGGCTCTTTAAGTAACTAGATAACTTACCTTCATGCGACCGGAATATTTCGGAATTGAAAATTGTCCAATGATGTCTTCTTTTCAAGCTTGGTGAATCAAAATCGTTTGAAATTACATGCAAATGCAAACGCTTCATGTGCGGTTTCAGATGGTATCCAAAATTGAACTGCGCCTCATCTAGTCCCATGTCTTTAATAACGCGTATCCCCAGCTGATACATGTCCACCAGCAGCTCAACATCTTCGATGGTCAACTGAATCGTCCGTTTTTACACCACATATAGCAAATACAATttcattttgaataaaacaaaggGGTTTGCTAGTAAAAGGATCTATTAGGACACTTCTTACCTCATGCAGAGTATCTATAGCTTTTCTCGGTAGCACCATAAAATGATTGCGCGCCTTCGGATGTAGATCTCGGATTGCGATAGATTTACGCGTACTATTTAAATGTAACTGTTCGTCCGCTAACTCGCGCACCAATTGATAAGACCAATGTTCTCTAACCAACTTGGCGTATTCCTCCTCGGCGTTAGTCATGATGGGTTACTTTCCTTTCACTGACGACACTGCTCACTTGGATCTTGTGAAACATACTGACTGACTTATCAGTAGGAAGCCACGTTCGAACCATCTTATGTTCAACCCGAGACGGAATGTACaaagtaatttttttatgtagaGATTTGTTGCCTCAGTTTAAAATGCAGATAACCTCCTGCCAATCAGATTTTTTTGTCTGGGAATGTGCACCATTTCCTCGTATGTATACAAGATCTTTTCATAACACTTTGTATGTGTTGTTAGTTCATATTATGTTTACGAAACAAAACTCGAAAGGAAACGGTTTGTTTATGCTATAATTGAATCCCCTCATTTAGAATCGATAGGCAAATCGAAGGCCGTAAAAGGAATCAACAAAGTATGCGAAATATTGAGATGGTCTTAACAATTCCTTACTAATGTGAGCAAATGTACAACAACACATTGAAATTTGTTCATATACAAATGATACATACATCACTAAATGAGCGAGCTCTATCATGCGGACAAGGTTTAAGCGACCCTTTTCTGTCGTATTTCATACAATTTTCCCTACTGCAGCATTTTTCGGAGGGCATCAGTGGGGATGGGACTTTTGAGAGTTCGTTTAGCTTTAACATCCTTTTACGCGCGAAAACTATTCTCGTCGGACCGTTCAGTCGTATTCTACATCGACAGTCAGAGTGAATGAAAATACTTTAAATGTGTAAACTGCAAAACTGATTATTCATTTACAATGAACAATATGTGTTTGCTGAGTAAAGATGTAccataacaattttttaaataaaaaaggtcTACCAAGCATAATGcctaagtgtttttttttgcatcgctcatttaacaaagcaaaaattcaatatttttgtattgcaaGCAGTTAAAAATTTCTCAGTAACCTATACGGGGCAATATAAGAGTTTTGTTTGCGTAATAAACTCAATCTCtaatcaaagaaagccagaaatggccgAACTAGAGCTCTTGAGGTTGTGGTgtccgataaagaagaaagaaggTGGGTTGGGataaattccattttttaagACAAAAAACTGGTAAAAAATTCCACATGGAAAACTCACGGAAAACTGCGAAAACTTCTCATAAAATACAGCGAAACAAGGCTCTATCGGTAATAAATAATGCTTGAATACCAATGGAAAACTTTGAAAAGTTCCTGCCTAAATTGTGTAAATGCGTAACGAAAACTATTCTAAATCTCGAGGAAACCTGTGGAAAACTAGGTAAAATTCAATGTGTTAAAAGTCGTGGGACACTGTCAAAAAATGCTGTTTTATCAGCAGTTCAATCCAGATTTTTGGTCTCAGTGTCTTATTGAAAATCGCGTTCATCGAGATATCTCAATAGAAGCATACAAAAGTAAAATATGGTCgatacccgagatacgcggataatgCGTTCCAGAGAAATCCGCGTATTTCGAATATCGGCGTATCTCGAGTGTCCTCTAAAACATCGTCTGTATGTCGTATTAAGGGATCAAATACTTATTTCCAGATTACAAagctacaaaaaaattaaaaaactgtACGTTGATAGGAAACGTTTAATAGAACATATTTTAGTCTAAGTTAATAAAATTGCATGCAgtcattttttatcttttttctgTCTAGCAGAATgtagtcttttcccgagttacgcgacactcgagttacgcaaattcgagatacgcgaatcccaaaGTTTTGACAatttcgtgtaattttgtatgtggaattgaagttGGTATTTGtcaagtttaatttttttccaaaactacgttacattttaatattaaaaacataaattttggtaaaaatttactgttattgtcgaaataaacataaaaaagcttACATTcgaaattgatatttatacgtttatttaaaaaattacactaaaatgttttgaaaaataatgttcacAATGAGGAAAAGTCTTATCAGAAATGTTATTCTGCATGCAAAATTCCGTGAAATGTCAATTTTGGCACATCGAATCATATCGAAAAGACTAATTATAGTTGCGAAATTTGTTGTCCATATAAAAACTGGCTTGGAAATCTAAATGTATAGTGTGTCATGCCAAAACGTcccaaaatgaaaacaatgttGTTGCAACCCTTGTGCAGGAAGATATGTTTGTTGGGTGCGCAGATTATCCGTGTAAACAGGGCGTACACTTTAGGCTAGCTGGGTTGTTTATGAAGCAAAGATTGTCGGAACTTTGTTTTACGTCCTCAGCTAGGCTGTGAAAATACACTATCTCGATGGCAGAGGAAGCAATTTTTGAATTCTTGCATTCGGAAATAGTAAACTATACactaacaaaagaaaacagcaaggCAAGTAAGAGTACTCACTACTTCTAGCTAGCCAAATAATAGTTTGCTTCACCTTTTCATCGTTTGCAGGAAAATGATCTTTCTACGCTAGAATACATTGGTTTTACTACCGGGTATAGAATAATTGAGCGGCTAACTCGTGAATGGCCACGGTTCAAGGATGAACTGGATACGATGAAGTTTATATGTACTGATTTTTGGAG
This region of Anopheles marshallii chromosome 2, idAnoMarsDA_429_01, whole genome shotgun sequence genomic DNA includes:
- the LOC128707779 gene encoding CAAX prenyl protease 2-like — encoded protein: MRIWSAGMANEITTEQHPDGIETGTIYLPAFVSVGACFVISIIYVASLYVWNSKHDRDHPSTIKRRFFSVFVVMLVAPFFVLTLTSKDVFHRYTMWQIMGFRKEGLFTATLVPLLLTMVLFLGPLSVQLSNGIWRIYSEPMYWMNAVRNLVWLRNHLVAPLSEEFTFRACMLPLLLQTFRPSTAMLITPLLFGLAHLHHIKERLQNGRPLREVLIVSFFQFFYTTIFGIYSAHLFVRSGHFVAPFVVHAFCNHMGFPDVQEVQSQPHRKKYLFIGFYILGLVGWIVLLPSLTTPNWYSNNLFWAFEL
- the LOC128707200 gene encoding transcriptional adapter 1-like → MSNSVENSEVDNAKQALMVALGDKWTMYLANMKLWFRKKHSKEEFDLECRKLFSSNQLHLHNRFLLAILNKIDAVSVPQSTTIHFDGSQMVSVSGVYGSIGDETSYSLSSMQQHDGRSSKKRKRSTKSSSDRSTFEPMSPYDYIAREPAAPDQEQSSSTQCGVAGASHPTMRYAAQELFLPDNGLVLGRLLVGAWEHGLASADDAAVELIINSVQVLLKNILSAVILNRKQYRVTANGTFYYDVGHGTNQTIVRNTVTKSKIDDEVMELDREILSYVKTPPTDSTFLASCEHLYPTVSRKINAFELYRALQDRNLISSHSVYSMNIERISSQLS
- the LOC128718075 gene encoding aprataxin-like, whose amino-acid sequence is MTNAEEEYAKLVREHWSYQLVRELADEQLHLNSTRKSIAIRDLHPKARNHFMVLPRKAIDTLHELTIEDVELLVDMYQLGIRVIKDMGLDEAQFNFGYHLKPHMKRLHLHVISNDFDSPSLKRRHHWTIFNSEIFRSHEAVLKELKQYGKIYERSDAHIQSLREGPLKCNICTFQTDHLYEMKKHITLHVNK